The following is a genomic window from Lactococcus carnosus.
ATCCAGATAATGTGGCACCGGCTATTTTTGGCGGTCTTGTTATTGCCCAAAGTTTTGCTGGTAAGACGAGCTATGTGGCGGCTAAGATGCCTCCGACAGGCTTACTTGCTTTCATCCCTAAATACGAGTTGAAAACAAGAGATTCTCGCCGTGTCTTACCAAATGAGTTTGCTTATAAGGAAGCAGTAGCAGCAAGTGCCATATCAAATGTTGCCATCGCCGCGCTCTTAACAGGAGATTTAAAGTTGGCTGGTCAACTGATTGCAGCAGACAGGTTTCATGAACCTTATCGTAGTCCACTAGTCCCTGAGTTTAAAAAGATTCGTCAACTTGCCGAACAGCTCGGTGCCTATACAACCTATCTGTCAGGAGCAGGACCTACTGTCATGGTCTTAGCAAGACCGGACGTGATTAAAGAAATAAAAGCAGGTCTCTTATCAGAAAAATTAGCTGGTCGACTAGTTGAATTAAAAGTCGATACAAGAGGTATAGAAGTTAAAAACTAAGGGAACGACGCGTTCACCTTAGTTTTTTAAACTTTAAGTAAAGGAAAAATATGAAAAAAGGACTATTATTAGCAGTGGGATCCTATGTTTCGTGGGGATTTCTATCTTTATTTTGGAAATTATTAGGAAATGTTGATTCCTATGACGTCTTTTCTTATAGAATTCTATCGACCATGCTAACGATGGTGGTCTATTTTTTTGTCTTTGGTAAAGTCGGTAAATTAAAGACAGAAGTTGTACAACTTGTTGCGAATAAAAAAGAGCTTGTTAGTATGATAGCAGCAAGCTTTCTCATCTCGATCAACTGGATTGTTTATATCTATGCTATCGCGCACCATCAAGCTACAGCAGCAAGTCTTGGTTACTATATTAATCCCTTATTTTCTGTACTCCTAGCTGTTGTATTATTAAAAGAAACACTTGATAACTATACTAAAATCTCCTTATTTTTAGCAGTGAGTGGCGTAGTCATCCTCGCTGTCCAGGGAGGGCATGTACCGGTTATATCTTTAATCTTACCTTTATCATTTGGGACATATGGCTTTATCAAGAAAAATGTTGTCCTATCAAGTGATGTTGCCATGCTCATCGAAACGCTTGTAATCACACCTTTTATTCTGGTCTATCTCTTCTTTTTTGCCAAACATAGCTTGCTAGACTATAATGCAAACCAACTAGGTCTGTTATTAATTTCAGGGATTATTACGGCTATTCCTTTATTGTTGTTTTCAGAAGCCTTAAAAAGGGCACCACTGAATGTCGTTGGTTTTGTGCAATATCTCAATCCGACGATTCAGCTAGCGATTGCTATCTTTCTTTTTCATGAACCCTTTAAATTCGAGAATTTATATGGTTTCCTTGCCATCTGGTTGGCCATCATCGTCTTTATCATCGGTCAGATTATAGTGATCAAAAAAACCAGAAATATGATAAAATAGAAGTGATTACAGATAATACAATCAGCTTAAAATTGCGTGTATTATCTAGCTTTTTATGTTATTGATTAAAAAATATTGTGAAATGAGTTCAAATGTTAACTAAACTAGAAATAAATGAAAAATTACCTGATATTGAGATAAAATATGATGAGAAACTGGCTAACTATACCTATACAAAGGTAGGTGGGGCTGCTGATTTTCTAGCCTTTCCAACGGACAAAAAACAGTTACAAGCAATCGTAAGGCTTGCAAATGCGACACAGACCCCTTTTATTGTACTTGGTAATGCCAGTAATCTCATCGTTCGAGATGGTGGGATACGTGGGCTTGTCATCTTACTTGAGCGGATGGATGCTGTCCGGGCAAACGGCTATGTCATCGAAGCACAAGCCGGTGCGAATTTGATTAAGACAACCCAATTAGCCTTAGCCAATTCTTTGACTGGCTTTGAATTTGCCTGTGGTATTCCAGGGTCTATCGGTGGTGCAGTCTTTATGAATGCTGGTGCTTACGGTGGTGAAGTGGCTAATATCTTGTCTAGTGTCCAGGTCATGGATCATACAGGAGAATTTTCTGTCATCAGTGTAGAAGACTTGCAGTTTGGTTATCGTAAATCTCTTTTACAGAGCGAGCATTACATCGCCATATCTGCCAAGTTCTCCCTATCAGCTGGCGATCATCAGCTGATAAAAGCTGAGATGGATCGCTTGACTCATCTACGCGAGTTAAAGCAGCCATTGGAATATCCAAGCTGTGGATCAGTCTTTAAGCGACCTGTCGGCTATTTTGCTGGCCAATTAATCCAGGATGCAAACTTGCAAGGACATCAAATCGGTGGCGTACAAGTGTCTAAAAAACATGCTGGCTTTATGGTTAATTTAGGCCATGGTACGGCAAAAGACTACGAAGCCTTGATTGCTGATGTGATTGCACAAGTTGAACAAGCCTCTGGTGTTAGATTAGAGCCAGAAGTTAGAATATTAGGAGAAGAGACTCGTGACGCATAAACCAATCATAAAATTTGAAAATGTGTCAAAGTCGTTTGATGATAATGGGGAGTTAATCCTAAAAGACATCAATTTTGAACTTGAAAGCGGCAAGTTTTATACGCTACTCGGTGCTTCGGGCTCTGGGAAATCAACGATTCTAAATATCATTGCTGGTCTGACTGATGCGACGAGTGGTGATATCTACCTCGATGGTGAGCGAATAAATGATGTGCCGATTAATAAACGAGATGTCCATACAGTCTTTCAAAACTATGCACTTTTACCACATAAAAACGTCTTTGATAATATCGCCTTTCCACTCAAAATACGCAAGATCGATAAGCATGAAATCGAAAAGCGTGTCATGGAAGCACTAAAACTAGTTCGGCTAACAGGATTTGAACATCGACGGATTCAAAAATTATCCGGTGGTCAAAAACAACGGGTGGCCATTGCCAGAGCAATCATCAACCAACCTAAGGTGGTCTTACTAGATGAACCTTTAAGTGCACTTGACTTAAAATTGCGAACAGAGATGCAATATGAGCTGCGTGCCCTACAACAAAAACTAGGGATTACTTTTATATTTGTTACACATGATCAAGAAGAAGCACTTGCCATGAGTGACTGGATTTTCATCATTAATGAAGGTGAAATCATCCAATCTGGTACACCAGTCGATATCTATGATGAACCGATTAACCGCTTTGTCGCGACCTTTATCGGGGAATCAAATATCGTTAAAGGCATCATGCTGAGTGACTATTTAGTCGAGTTTAATGGCAAAAAGTTTGAGTCAGTCGATGGTGGTATGAGACAAAATGAAGCCGTTGATGTTGTCATACGACCTGAAGATTTACGCCTAACGTTACCAGATGAAGGTAAGCTACTTGTTCGCGTTAAAACCCAGCTATTTCGTGGTGTGCATTATGAAATCATCGCTACAGACGACTTAGGGCAAGAGTGGATGATCCACTCGACACGTCAAGCCATTGTTGGTGAAGTCATCGGACTTGACTTTGATCCAGAAGATATTCATATCATGCGTCTGAATGAGACAGAAGAAGATTTTGATGCGCGGATCGAAGAATATGTAGAAGAAGAAACGATTGAGGCTGGCCTCATCAACGCAATAGAAGAGGAGATGGTAGTCGATGGTACAAAAGACTAGTAACAACCCAAATCAAACATGACTAAGAAAGTTTATTTATCTGCTTTACCCTACTGTCTCTGGCTCTTTTTATTTGTTTTAGCGCCAATCGCTTTGTTGGTTTATAAATCATTTTTTGATATTCATAATCAACTGACACTAGCAAATTATGCAACCTATTTTACCAGCTGGACGTATTTGAAGATGTCACTTAATTCAGTGATTTATGCGACGATCATCTCATTTGTGACACTGGTCATTAGTTATCCAGCAGCTTACTTTTTAACAAAACTCAAACATAAGCAACTTTGGTTGATGTTGATTATCTTGCCGACTTGGATTAATCTCTTACTGAAAGCCTATGCCTTCATCGGTATTTTTGGTAAATCAGGTGCGGTCAATCAATTTCTATCTTTCTTTGGTATCGGTAGCCAACAATTGCTGTTTACAGATTTTGCCTTCATCTTTGTTGCCTCATATATTGAGATACCTTTTATGATTTTACCCATATTTAATGCCATAGATGATATCGATCAGAACCTGGTTAAAGCAGGCTATGATTTGGGCGCAACACGGCTTCAAAATTTCACCCAAATTATTTTTCCACTGTCAATGAATGGGGTGAGATCTGGTGTGCAGGCTGTCTTTATTCCCAGTCTAAGCTTATTCATGTTGACGCGACTCATCGGGGGTAATCGTGTGATTACGCTTGGTACTGCCATAGAAGAACATTTTCTAGTCACGCAAAACTGGGGAATGGGAGCAACGATCGGCATGGTATTGATTGTGACGATGTTTATCGTCATGTTCTTAACTCGCAAGAGGGGAGATAAATCATGAAACGACAGTTTAAATTTGAAAAGGTCTATCTGATTTTTGTCTTTGCCTTGCTCTATCTGCCAATCTTTTATTTGATTTTCTATGCTTTTAACAAGAATGGCAATATGAACGCCTTTACTGGCTTCACCTTAACCTATTTTAAGGCCTTATTTGCTGACAGTCGGTTGATCTTGATCGTTGTGCAAACCTTCTTCCTTGCCTTTTTGTCAGCCTTATTAGCGACAATTATCGGGACTTTTGGTACGATTTATATCCACCAGACCAAGGCAAGACGTCAAAATACCTTATTAGTTTTAAATAGTGTGTTATTAGTTTCACCAGATGTTATGATTGGGGCTAGTTTCCTGATCTTGATGACATCAGTTGGCTTTAAACTGGGGTTTGCATCGGTCTTGTTAGCACATATTGCCTTCTCAATTCCTATCGTTGTGTTGATGGTTTTACCTAGACTTCAAGAAATGGATCAGGACATGGTAAATGCGGCTTATGACTTAGGGGCTAGCCAGCGTCAAACACTGAGAGAAGTCATTCTACCCTTTTTGACACCAGGTGTCATCGCTGGTTTCTTTATGGCTTTTACCTACTCCCTGGATGATTTTGCGGTTACCTTTTTCGTAACAGGAAATGGCTTTTCTACTTTGTCAGTCGAAATCTACTCAAGAGCACGTCATGGCATCTCGCTAGAAATCAATGCACTATCAGCTCTCGTGTTTATGCTTTCAATTTTGCTTGTAATCGGGTATTATATGATTATGAGGAGTTCAGATGAAAAATAATTTTACTAGAAAAATAATCCTGATTACGGTTATGATCCTCGCTTTCGGTGGCCTACTTGCTTTTTTTAGTCAATCAGGTAAAGGTCTAGGTAAAGATCCGATTCCCAAACTGACTTGGCAAGCCAATACGCATGTCTATGACAAGGCTAAGATGCTAAGTGAGTCGACTAAAAACAGCTTAAATCAGTCCCTAGGTGAGTTAGATAATCGTAAAACGACACAATTTATTGTGTTGACGGTCGACTCCCTGGGCGGCCAATCGATAGAAACCTATGCCAATACTGTATTTAGTAAAACAGGAATCGGTGACAAGGCAAGTGATAATGGCCTACTGATGCTGATTGCTAAAGATGAAAAGAAGGTTTGGGTTGAAGTTGGTCAAGGGCTTGAAGGTGACCTCAACGATGGTAAAGTAGGTCGTATCCTAGATGATAATTTTGTCCCCTATCGTAGTATAGGGGATTATGATACGGCTGTCCTGAAAACGACTGCCGCCCTCACAGGCGTCTTAACAGGCACCACACCGGCGGTAGATACACCAGCTCATAATGAAAGCAATGATGCACCAGAACGCCAAAAACGCGCCAATAACAACCCAATCGGTGGCCTGATCTTATTTGGTATCATTATCGCTGTGGTCCTTGGCCTCATCGTCACTGGCCATGGGGATATCTTACTTTGGATTTTGATGTTGTTCTTCAATAATCGTGGCGGCGGTTCAGGTGGTGGTTACGGTGGCGGCTCATCTGGCGGCGGCGGTTTTGGCGGCGGGTCATCATCAGGTGGTGGTGCCGGTCGATAGTCATCTTGCACTGCTTTAAAGCCAGTTGTTTTAAAGCGAGTTTATAAATAGAAAAGAGAAAATAATGGAATTTATCAAGAAGAATAGTATTGTTGTCGGTATCATCGGTGTATTGGTTGTCATCATCATTGCCTTTTTCTCAATCGGCAACGGGATTGTTAAAGAACAAAACAGTGTTGATTCTGCATTTGCGGATATCGATACACAACTCCAACGTCGTAATGATTTGATACCAAACTTAGTATCGACTGTCAAAGGCTATGCGGCACATGAAGAAAAGATTTTTACAGCCATTTCGACTGCCCAAAGTGCCATGACAAAAGCAGAAACAGTCACTGACAAAGCAGCTGCCAATGATCAAGTATCTTCAGCCCTTAATGGTTTATTACGTCTCCAAGTCAGCTATCCTGATATCAAAGCAGACAAACAATTTACACAGTTAGCTGATGAATTGGCTGGTACAGAAAACCGGATTGCTGTTGCACGGACACGTTATAATGATGTCGTTAAAACTTATAATAATAAAGTAACTTTGTTCCCAACATCTATCGTCGCAGGCATGCGTGGTGCCACTAAAAAAGACTTCTTCAAAGCTAGTGAGTCTGCTAAAAATACACCTTCTGTTGACTTCGGTAATGACAAGAAATAAATGAAGAGATTAGTCTACTTTATCGGTGGTATCATTGCCATCATTGCCTTGTTAGGCGGCTTGTCCGTGAAACTCTCAGCAGATAAAGGTAGCTCGGGTATCAATAACCAATTGACCATCTATAACTGGGGAGATTACATAGACGACGCACTATTGCGTCAGTTTGAAAAAGAGACAGGCTACAAGGTCAACTATGTGACATTTGACTCAAATGAAGCCATGTATACCAAAGTCAAACAGGGTGGTACAACCTATGATATCGCCATTCCCAGTGAGTATATGATCGATAAGATGAAATCCGAGAAACTCCTTTATCCACTGGACTACAGTAAAATAAAAGGGCTGAAAAATATTGACCCTAAATTCTTAGATCAGCCATTTGACCGAGAAAACAAGTATTCGGTCCCATATTTCTGGGGAACACTAGGGATTGTTTACAACGATAAGCTGGTCAAAACGCCACCAGCGCATTGGAAAGACCTGTGGTCATCAGACTACAAGGATAATCTGATGCTAATCGATGGGGCGCGTGAAATAATTGGCATGGGTCTAAATGAACAGGGCAGTAGTCTGAATAGCAAGGATATGGGTCAGCTGAATCAGGCTTATGATCGCCTCAAGGACTTGACACCAAACATTAAGGCAGTCGTTGCTGATGAAATCAAGCAGTACATGATTAATAATGAGGCAGCAGTTGCGGTTACTTTTTCTGGAGAAGCCTCTGAGATGGTCAGCCAAAACAAGGACTTGCACTATGTGGTGCCCAGCGAAGGCTCAAATCTGTGGTTTGATAATATCGTCATTCCCAAAACAGCTAAAAATTTCACGGCCGCTTATGCCTTTATCAATTTCATGTTAAATCCCAAGCATGCCGCTCAAAATGCTGAGTATGTTGGCTATGCAACGCCTAATGCAGCAGCTAAAAAATTACTACCAAAAGACATCCTGGATGATAAGGCATTTTATCCGAGTGATCAAGCAATGAAAAATTTGGAAGTCTATAAAAATTTAGGACCAGAATACTTAGGTATTTATAATGACTTATTTTTGTCGATCAAGATGTATCGGAAATAATGGTTATTATCCTAGTATCTGAAACACCTCTAAAATTAAACTGAAAAACAAGCCGTGTGCTTGTTTTTTGTGCTTTCTGTTGACTATCAAGATATGCTATAATAAGGCTATGACGAATTTTAATAAAAATGATATTTTTGAAGCAGAAGTAATAGATTTAACGCATGAGGGTGCAGGTGTCGTAAAAGTTGACGGCTATCCCTTTTTTGTAGAGAACGCCCTACCGGGTGAGAAAATTGAGATGCGCGTCCTCAAGACTGGTAAGAAATTTGGTTTTGGTAAGGTTGAGACTTATTTAAGCCAATCTGAGCATCGTGTTAGCGATATTAACTTGGATTATCTCAGAACGGGTATCGCTGATTTTGGTCATCTGGCCTATTCTGAGCAGTTGAAATTTAAGCGTAAGCAAATCAGTGAATTATTACGCAAAACAGCTGGTAAGGTTGATTTTCCAGTACTTGAAACAATACCTAGTCCGGAGACACTTGCTTATCGAAACAAAGCCAGTATCCCTGTCCGTGCCATTAATGGTGTTGTTGAAACAGGATTCTTCCGTAAACATACACATAGTTTAGTGCCGGTTGAAAGCTTTTATATTCAAAACCCTGAGATTGATACAATCGTCCTTGCGGTGCGTGATTTAATCAGAAAATATAGCTTAAAAGCCTATAACGAAAGAGAAAATACTGGGTTCATCCGCAATATCGTTGTCCGCCAGGCACATGCTACAGGTGAACTCATGGTCATTTTTGTGACGAGAAAAGCAGCCTTCTTCAAGGTAGAGAATCTCTTAACTGAGTTGACAACGGCTTTCCCAGCCATCAAATCAGTCATGCAAAATGTCAATACATCAACTGGTAATACGATTTTTGGCACTGACTGGAAAATTCTTTACGGACAAGACTTCATTACAGATCGCATGTTAGGCCGTGACTATCAAATTTCAGCGCCGTCATTTTATCAAGTCAATACAGCAGCAGCAGAAGTCTTATACCAAACAGCGATCTCATTTGCTGTTTTAAAAGCGGATGACGTCGTGATCGATGCCTATTCTGGAATCGGTACGATCGGTCTGTCTTTTGCGGATAAGGTCAAACACGTCTATGGGGTTGAGGTTGTCGAGGCAGCTGTCACAAACGCTAAGAAGAACGCTGCACTAAATGACATCACAAACGTGACCTATGTGACTGCCAAGGCTGAGAAGGCCATGAGCGACTGGCTAGCGCAAGGCATCACGCCTAACGTCATCTTAGTCGATCCGCCGCGTAAAGGCCTAGATGAGACCTTTATCGATGCAGCAGCCGCTGTCAGCGCACGTAGCATCGTCTATATCTCATGTAATGCTGCAACCTTTGCAAGAGATGTCGTCCGCTTTGAAGCGCTCGGCTATACATTAGATAAAGTACAACCAGTTGACTTGTTCCCGCAGACGCATCATGTGGAGTTGGTTGGGTTATTGACGAAAAGCTAAGAACTAGCGTTTAGGAAACGTGCGAACGGTAGGCAAAAACAGAACGTGGCGCACTATGCCACTTTTTGATTTTGCCTCGGGAGCCACTTTCCTGCTAGTTTGTGCTAAACATCAAGGAATCAGTAAGAAATACCTTAGAGTTTTTATAAATGAGAGATTTCAGATTTTGATCTGGGGTCTTTTTTGTTGTTTTATACATTCAGATAACTCATTCTATTTTACCTCATCATTGAAATTATAAAAGAAACGTGTCATAATGAGTATTAAAAAAGAAGAGATGGAGCAAACATGACTTTACATATTGACCCTTTATCAGCACAAGCTGGAAAAATAGCTGGCTTACAAGTGATTCACTCCAAAATGGTGACGGATGATCGTGGCACCGTGCGAGAACTTTACCGGGAGACGAGTTATACCGCTTTCTTACCTGATACTGTAACAGCATGGCGTCAAGTGAATTTAACACGTACTAAGCGTGGTGCGGTACGTGGTCTTCATGGTGAGGCCATGGCCAAATTAGTCACTGTGGCCCATGGGTCAGCCTTTGGTGTTTACGTGGATACTAGACCCGATAGTCCAACGATTGGTGCAGTGGTCACAGTCAACTTGATACCTGGTGTTCAAGTCTTTGTGCCACAAGGTGTCTGTAATGGTTTTCAAGCACTTGATGACGACACAGAATATCTTTACTTTTTTGATAATGAGTGGCAGCCTGGTATGTCAGGTGTTGCCTTAACACCCCTTGATACTGAACTTGGTATAGATTGGCCTATCACCCTCGATGCAAGCAATTTAGATCAAGTATCTGAAAAAGATGCCAAGGCACCGACACTTAAGGCAATACTTGACTTGCAAACTAAAGAAGCCTGATAGATAGGGAATCGCAAGCGCGTGATGCGTCTTCTACTGTATATTAGAAAGAACTATTATTCGGTGAGTAGCACCTTTAAAAGTAGTTTGAGCAGCTATGATAAGTTGCTTAAACTACTTTTTAACTTTTTTAGTACACAAATAAACGGGTTTAAAAAAGGCAATAAAATACATGTATCTATGCGTACAACTGTATTTATCAGTAGTAGGATCAAGCATCTAGATAGGATTCAGGCACTTAAAGGGGTTGAGTAAACCGACTAGTCCAGCCTTAGTTATTGATCTATTAATGGTAGCAAAAGTGGTATAATACACCCTATAGGCTTTGACACGGATAACGTTAAACCTTAAATTTGATGGAATAGGTGGGGCAAAGTGATGAGTTATTGTATGGTGTGTGGTAGTAAACTTGACAGCCAGTATTTGGAAAATGAAGGGGATATTCCCTATTGTCCGGATTGTGCTAGTTTTCGTTTTCCGATCTTTAATACGGCAGTTAGTATGATTGTGCTAAATCATCAGTTAGATAAGGTGCTCCTGATTCAGCAGTATCAGAAAAAAGCCTATATTTTAGTTGCGGGTTACATTAATAAGGGTGAGAATGCAGAAGCAGCGGTCAGTAGAGAAATTGCTGAAGAAGTCGGTCTCTCTGTCTCACAGGTTCAAGCCAATCACTCTGAATACTATGCACCATCCAATACACTCATGCTAAATTATGTTTGTGTTGCGTCACAAGAATCTGTTACCTTGACTGATGAAGTTGATGCCGCCAAATGGTTCCCACTAGCAGAAGCCAGACAAGCAATCAAAGCCAATAGTCTAGCAAAACGATTTCTGGAATCATTTTTAGATAAACACGAATTGGGTGTTGCGCAAGTGAAAGGTGGCATCAAATGAGGATAGGGTTTGCTCTCGCAAGTTCTTTAGCAGCTAAACAGGACATGCTCTATGCGCTAATTCAAGACGTGTCAAGTGAATATGGACATACGGTGATCTTATTAGATACGCAATGTGATAACTTAGACTATATAGATGTCGCCATCTCTTGCGGTACTGCACTTTATCGTAAAGAGGTAGACTTTATTTTAACGGGCTGTAGTTCAGGGCTAGGCATGCAACTTGCTTGCAATTATGTGCCAGGTATCATCTGCGGCTACGGGACAAGTGAAATCGAGGCGACTTTATTTGCCAGAATTAATCAGGGGAATGCCTTTTCCTATCCCTTTGCCTTAAACTGGGGATGGGCATCTGAGGTAGTTTATCGGTCGGTCTTACATGCCCTGTTTAAAGGCCTAACACAAGCACCTTATCCTCAGGCAGAAGCAGAAAGAAAGCAGCAAGCAACTGATAAATTAAAGTGGTTAAAAAAAACGTCACAGCTTGATTTTGAGGATTTTATTAATGCCTATAATACTAAAGATGCTAAATAGGTAAATGAGCCAACATCTTACCAGGCAAGGCTAGTAGATCTAGCCCCAAAAAAAGCATGAGCTATAAGGAAATCCACCTTTTAGCTTATTTTTTTTGACCAATTTTTCGTATCATAGCAGATGATATAATTATAAAAAAAGAAATTGTTATTTAACTAAAAAGATAGTATAATTAGAGTGTGTTATACAGTGAATAAGTCAATTTAACCAAATAAAAATAACAAGAGGAGACATGCATGAACTTTAAAAACGTGAATTTAACTAGAGAAGAAGCAAGCAAATGGATTACCTATTTTAAAAAGACTTATCCATATTGTGAGGATGTGATCGGTTTAAGAATGATTTGGCCTTGCCTAACAGTTAATCAAGACAAATCGATATTTATTAATACAAAATTTATTAATCATGATGCACCCTATGATATAGATTATTTTATTTTTGGCATGGCTACTTATTTCTCTTAAAAATGAAACAGGTCTGGGGAGAGGAAGACCTGGAAGCTTGGGAGTTTAACCTATTAATCCCCTATCCAGATGCGCGTGCCCAAGCAGGTATTCATCTACCTAAGAAATTGATAAAGGATGAAGTACAAATTTTTCAGGACTTGAAAACAGCGATGGTCGTTTACAGGCAATATGGTGGCAATATGGTGAATCCACCCATTCCTAGTATCAAGATTCATGTGGGAGGAAAGGTTTATTAGGTTTCATGATGCAAAATTGACTAAATCAAGCATCAGTTATCAGCTAAATTATCAACATAAGGCAAAGTAATTCACCAAAATAGTCAGATTCCTTGTCTCTAGTCATTTAATTCTGTTATAATAGATAAGGTGTGATGGTAGAAGGCCTTTAGATAAGGCTATTTGATCTAGCCATGACAGGTAGCGCTTAACAAAAGTATCAAAATCAAGAAAAGAGGCAAGACAAGTGAATCAAACAGCTAAAGAAAAAATGTTAGAGATTATTAAGGCAAAACAAGGTGGTGGACGTTC
Proteins encoded in this region:
- a CDS encoding ABC transporter permease, producing the protein MTKKVYLSALPYCLWLFLFVLAPIALLVYKSFFDIHNQLTLANYATYFTSWTYLKMSLNSVIYATIISFVTLVISYPAAYFLTKLKHKQLWLMLIILPTWINLLLKAYAFIGIFGKSGAVNQFLSFFGIGSQQLLFTDFAFIFVASYIEIPFMILPIFNAIDDIDQNLVKAGYDLGATRLQNFTQIIFPLSMNGVRSGVQAVFIPSLSLFMLTRLIGGNRVITLGTAIEEHFLVTQNWGMGATIGMVLIVTMFIVMFLTRKRGDKS
- the murB gene encoding UDP-N-acetylmuramate dehydrogenase, encoding MLTKLEINEKLPDIEIKYDEKLANYTYTKVGGAADFLAFPTDKKQLQAIVRLANATQTPFIVLGNASNLIVRDGGIRGLVILLERMDAVRANGYVIEAQAGANLIKTTQLALANSLTGFEFACGIPGSIGGAVFMNAGAYGGEVANILSSVQVMDHTGEFSVISVEDLQFGYRKSLLQSEHYIAISAKFSLSAGDHQLIKAEMDRLTHLRELKQPLEYPSCGSVFKRPVGYFAGQLIQDANLQGHQIGGVQVSKKHAGFMVNLGHGTAKDYEALIADVIAQVEQASGVRLEPEVRILGEETRDA
- a CDS encoding TPM domain-containing protein — its product is MKNNFTRKIILITVMILAFGGLLAFFSQSGKGLGKDPIPKLTWQANTHVYDKAKMLSESTKNSLNQSLGELDNRKTTQFIVLTVDSLGGQSIETYANTVFSKTGIGDKASDNGLLMLIAKDEKKVWVEVGQGLEGDLNDGKVGRILDDNFVPYRSIGDYDTAVLKTTAALTGVLTGTTPAVDTPAHNESNDAPERQKRANNNPIGGLILFGIIIAVVLGLIVTGHGDILLWILMLFFNNRGGGSGGGYGGGSSGGGGFGGGSSSGGGAGR
- a CDS encoding ABC transporter ATP-binding protein, whose translation is MTHKPIIKFENVSKSFDDNGELILKDINFELESGKFYTLLGASGSGKSTILNIIAGLTDATSGDIYLDGERINDVPINKRDVHTVFQNYALLPHKNVFDNIAFPLKIRKIDKHEIEKRVMEALKLVRLTGFEHRRIQKLSGGQKQRVAIARAIINQPKVVLLDEPLSALDLKLRTEMQYELRALQQKLGITFIFVTHDQEEALAMSDWIFIINEGEIIQSGTPVDIYDEPINRFVATFIGESNIVKGIMLSDYLVEFNGKKFESVDGGMRQNEAVDVVIRPEDLRLTLPDEGKLLVRVKTQLFRGVHYEIIATDDLGQEWMIHSTRQAIVGEVIGLDFDPEDIHIMRLNETEEDFDARIEEYVEEETIEAGLINAIEEEMVVDGTKD
- a CDS encoding ABC transporter permease translates to MKRQFKFEKVYLIFVFALLYLPIFYLIFYAFNKNGNMNAFTGFTLTYFKALFADSRLILIVVQTFFLAFLSALLATIIGTFGTIYIHQTKARRQNTLLVLNSVLLVSPDVMIGASFLILMTSVGFKLGFASVLLAHIAFSIPIVVLMVLPRLQEMDQDMVNAAYDLGASQRQTLREVILPFLTPGVIAGFFMAFTYSLDDFAVTFFVTGNGFSTLSVEIYSRARHGISLEINALSALVFMLSILLVIGYYMIMRSSDEK
- a CDS encoding LemA family protein; its protein translation is MEFIKKNSIVVGIIGVLVVIIIAFFSIGNGIVKEQNSVDSAFADIDTQLQRRNDLIPNLVSTVKGYAAHEEKIFTAISTAQSAMTKAETVTDKAAANDQVSSALNGLLRLQVSYPDIKADKQFTQLADELAGTENRIAVARTRYNDVVKTYNNKVTLFPTSIVAGMRGATKKDFFKASESAKNTPSVDFGNDKK
- a CDS encoding ABC transporter substrate-binding protein → MKRLVYFIGGIIAIIALLGGLSVKLSADKGSSGINNQLTIYNWGDYIDDALLRQFEKETGYKVNYVTFDSNEAMYTKVKQGGTTYDIAIPSEYMIDKMKSEKLLYPLDYSKIKGLKNIDPKFLDQPFDRENKYSVPYFWGTLGIVYNDKLVKTPPAHWKDLWSSDYKDNLMLIDGAREIIGMGLNEQGSSLNSKDMGQLNQAYDRLKDLTPNIKAVVADEIKQYMINNEAAVAVTFSGEASEMVSQNKDLHYVVPSEGSNLWFDNIVIPKTAKNFTAAYAFINFMLNPKHAAQNAEYVGYATPNAAAKKLLPKDILDDKAFYPSDQAMKNLEVYKNLGPEYLGIYNDLFLSIKMYRK
- the rarD gene encoding EamA family transporter RarD — protein: MKKGLLLAVGSYVSWGFLSLFWKLLGNVDSYDVFSYRILSTMLTMVVYFFVFGKVGKLKTEVVQLVANKKELVSMIAASFLISINWIVYIYAIAHHQATAASLGYYINPLFSVLLAVVLLKETLDNYTKISLFLAVSGVVILAVQGGHVPVISLILPLSFGTYGFIKKNVVLSSDVAMLIETLVITPFILVYLFFFAKHSLLDYNANQLGLLLISGIITAIPLLLFSEALKRAPLNVVGFVQYLNPTIQLAIAIFLFHEPFKFENLYGFLAIWLAIIVFIIGQIIVIKKTRNMIK
- the thrB gene encoding homoserine kinase, producing the protein MIISVPATSANLGPGFDSVGLAVSLYLNIEVIEPSSNWEIVHRLGKKLPSDERNLLIKTALKVCPDLPPHRLKMTSNIPLARGLGSSSSVIVAGIELANQLGHLDLSDDTKLQIATKIEGHPDNVAPAIFGGLVIAQSFAGKTSYVAAKMPPTGLLAFIPKYELKTRDSRRVLPNEFAYKEAVAASAISNVAIAALLTGDLKLAGQLIAADRFHEPYRSPLVPEFKKIRQLAEQLGAYTTYLSGAGPTVMVLARPDVIKEIKAGLLSEKLAGRLVELKVDTRGIEVKN